In Aspergillus luchuensis IFO 4308 DNA, chromosome 1, nearly complete sequence, the following are encoded in one genomic region:
- a CDS encoding uncharacterized protein (COG:S;~EggNog:ENOG410PY07;~antiSMASH:Cluster_1.15), translating into MASGFAYRIENPISKVFGFFNYQKPQPPQPTVENVLSKDNRQSNAGLNLFLGYFLPLEPIHHILLYLDVASLGNLLLVDAVSESQVLSLRPYRLLREKAFETLHLMDKMRLSHHYTTEQLYDEFTQPLCRTCHDFGPYLHLPTLKRCCYNCNYHNPLYRIARVKDICFYFDLKETDLGDIPIVHSVWEPGVRLASVSQSDAIAVLLHGREGSQSKTHEARRTMKREFATFSEWEPRRSTFIRRPLARPPLNPRPSVTVWYEGDCHQLQFMATAPFPYWDNETKTLESGTYCRACYHDYNHWPKVDRSDEDESYSRRAYHRSYQEVDLPEHFRTCAALIASWQPRRAYSRVRRGDEYSCQDVENQFWVEYPEPNLNLDGRSLLILISSSKTHSEIIRENRNWRRRCHRHEFRTRKP; encoded by the coding sequence ATGGCATCCGGCTTTGCTTACCGGATCGAGAACCCGATCAGCAAGGTCTTTGGGTTTTTCAATTATCAGAAGCCACAACCCCCGCAGCCAACAGTTGAGAATGTGTTGTCAAAGGACAACAGACAATCAAATGCTGGTCTCAATCTCTTTCTTGGttattttcttccccttgaaCCTATCCATCACATCCTTCTCTATTTGGACGTGGCTAGCCTGGGCAACCTGCTTCTGGTCGATGCAGTATCAGAATCTCAAGTTCTATCACTCCGTCCCTATCGGTTGCTCAGAGAAAAGGCATTTGAAACACTGCATCTGATGGACAAGATGCGTCTCTCTCACCATTACACCACTGAACAGCTCTATGACGAGTTTACCCAACCTTTGTGTCGAACCTGCCATGATTTCGGACCATACCTCCACCTTCCAACACTCAAGCGCTGCTGTTACAACTGCAATTATCACAATCCATTGTACAGGATCGCCCGCGTGAAGGACATCTGTTTTTACTTCGATCTGAAGGAGACAGACCTCGGGGATATTCCGATTGTCCACAGTGTGTGGGAACCTGGGGTCCGTCTGGCAAGCGTCTCCCAGAGTGATGCGATAGCTGTGCTACTCCACGGGCGCGAAGGATCACAGAGCAAAACACATGAAGCACGTCGTACCATGAAGAGAGAATTTGCGACTTTCTCGGAATGGGAACCCCGGAGGTCTACATTTATTAGACGTCCGCTCGCTCGTCCTCCACTCAATCCTCGTCCGAGCGTGACTGTTTGGTATGAAGGCGACTGCCACCAATTACAATTCATGGCTACCGCTCCATTCCCTTACTGGGATAATGAAACCAAAACCTTGGAGTCTGGAACATACTGTCGGGCTTGTTATCACGATTATAACCACTGGCCAAAGGTCGATAGATCTGATGAAGATGAGTCTTACAGTAGGCGGGCTTATCATCGGTCGTATCAAGAGGTGGATCTTCCGGAGCACTTTCGAACGTGTGCTGCCCTTATTGCCTCTTGGCAACCGAGACGGGCTTATTCCCGTGTTCGCCGTGGCGACGAGTACAGCTGTCAAGACGTGGAGAATCAATTTTGGGTTGAATACCCGGAGCCCAACTTAAACCTCGACGGGCGCTCTCTCCTGATCCTGATTTCATCTTCGAAGACCCATTCAGAGATAATCCGCGAGAACAGGAACTGGAGAAGACGATGTCACCGCCATGAATTTCGAACACGCAAACCATAG
- a CDS encoding putative aminotransferase (COG:T;~EggNog:ENOG410PKRQ;~InterPro:IPR004839,IPR004838,IPR015424,IPR015421, IPR015422;~PFAM:PF00155;~SMCOG1019:aminotransferase;~antiSMASH:Cluster_1.15;~go_function: GO:0003824 - catalytic activity [Evidence IEA];~go_function: GO:0030170 - pyridoxal phosphate binding [Evidence IEA];~go_process: GO:0009058 - biosynthetic process [Evidence IEA]) produces the protein MDPSPLSNRARTVVSSSNNLMWDILKNPWCPTTKPDGYVNVGVAENALMHDYLLEYINTTKLTLPAKYLTYNDGAIGAERLRRAMVSFLNKHLHPFRPLTIDDLLVTNGVSSAIEHISWAFTDPGEGILLGRPYYGTFIPDMSLRPGATVVPVEFDDCDPFSLQAVDCYERALLAFQQNTGRKVRALMLCHPHNPLGRCYPQETIIQLMRLCQKYQIHLISDEIYALSVWENTVDEHIPVPFESALSIDTTGIIDPSLVHALWGMSKDFGANGIRLGVIISQNNPTLHKALQGVSLYSYSSSVSEHVAATVLEDTDFTARYIELNRQRMSESYAFAVQRLRENGIEYAPGVNAAFFLWVNLGKRYRELHPEQTADLGDGISDKVMQLLLQRKVFLASGVLFGSEHSGWFRIVFTHPREYLEEALRRIVLALGDL, from the coding sequence ATGgatccctcccctctctccaacCGAGCCCGCACAGTcgtctcctcatccaacaaCCTGATGTGGGACATCCTCAAGAACCCATGGTGTCCTACAACCAAACCCGACGGCTACGTGAATGTAGGGGTTGCCGAAAACGCACTGATGCATGACTACCTGCTGGAATACATCAACACCACGAAACTCACCCTCCCAGCCAAGTACCTCACCTACAATGACGGTGCCATTGGCGCAGAGCGCCTCCGACGCGCCATGGTATCATTCCTCAACAAGCACCTTCACCCATTCAGACCATTGACCATCGACGACCTCCTCGTCACAAACGGTGTCTCGTCCGCCATTGAGCACATCTCATGGGCTTTCACCGATCCCGGCGAAGGCATCCTCCTGGGCCGACCCTACTATGGCACCTTCATCCCAGACATGTCCCTCCGCCCTGGGGCGACAGTCGTCCCTGTAGAATTCGACGACTGCGATCCATTTAGTCTCCAGGCTGTGGACTGCTACGAGCGTGCACTTCTCGCGTTCCAGCAGAACACCGGCCGGAAAGTCCGCGCCTTGATGCTCTGTCATCCGCATAACCCGCTGGGCCGGTGCTATCCCCAGGAAACTATAATTCAGCTGATGCGGCTGTGTCAGAAATATCAGATTCATTTGATCAGCGATGAGATATATGCGCTGTCTGTGTGGGAGAATACCGTTGACGAGCATATTCCCGTGCCGTTCGAGTCCGCCTTGTCCATCGACACAACTGGCATCATTGACCCTAGTCTAGTCCATGCGCTGTGGGGAATGAGCAAGGACTTTGGCGCCAATGGTATCAGACTGGGTGTGATTATCTCCCAGAATAACCCCACTCTGCACAAGGCGTTGCAGGGTGTGTCGCTGTATAGTTATTCCTCGTCTGTTTCGGAACACGTCGCAGCTACGGTCCTTGAAGATACGGACTTTACTGCGAGATATATCGAGCTTAATCGGCAGAGGATGTCTGAGTCATACGCGTTTGCTGTTCAGCGACTTAGGGAAAATGGAATTGAATATGCTCCGGGGGTTAATGCTGCGTTCTTCCTCTGGGTTAACCTTGGTAAGAGGTATCGCGAATTACATCCGGAGCAGACTGCAGATTTGGGTGACGGAATCAGCGACAAGGTGatgcagcttctgcttcagagGAAGGTCTTCCTGGCTAGTGGGGTGTTGTTCGGATCCGAGCATAGTGGGTGGTTCAGGATCGTGTTCACGCACCCGAGGGAGTATCTTGAGGAGGCGTTGCGGAGGATAGTGCTGGCGTTGGGCGATTTATGA
- the ACO1_1 gene encoding aconitate hydratase mitochondrial (COG:C;~EggNog:ENOG410PGE5;~InterPro:IPR001030,IPR018136,IPR006248,IPR036008, IPR015931,IPR015932,IPR015928,IPR000573;~PFAM:PF00694,PF00330;~go_function: GO:0003994 - aconitate hydratase activity [Evidence IEA];~go_function: GO:0051539 - 4 iron, 4 sulfur cluster binding [Evidence IEA];~go_process: GO:0006099 - tricarboxylic acid cycle [Evidence IEA]), whose product MLIGSADGPSEAVTRMTEVYNHPLTYAEKILYSHLDTTFDERIERGKTQLKLRPQRIACQDATAQMALIQFMSAGLDTAAVPTTVHCDHLIVSRDGETQDLARALDNHKEVYDFLESACQKYNMGFWKPGAGIIHQIVLENYAFPSGMMIGTDSHTPNAGGLGMIAIGVGGADAVDVMAGLPLELQAPKVLGVRLTGQLSGWASPKDIINAVAGTLSVKGGTGSIIEYFGPGAQTLSATGMATVCNMGAETGATTSIFPYAPQMADYLRANHRHEMADAVKSIAPELQADQGAEYDNVIELDLSTLEPRINGPFTPDFSTPVSRFGEAAAENQWPGELTAALIGSCTNSSFEDMGRAASLAQQALDAGLEPKMPLLVSPGSVQTRETLKDAGILPVFERLGATMLPNACGPCCGSWDRVDMPKGTPNSIITSYNRNFSGRLDSNPATNVFLASPELVIAKAFSRDLSFDPTTDTLPTPSDEQFHFLPPTSDSLPSKGYLSSDSAYAPPPANRDNISVKIDPSSLRLQKLSPFPPWPGHDFENCAILIKTAGKCTTDHITPAGPWFRYRGHLENISNNTLIGATNAENGKVNSIRNQLTKQDGQEVPVTARHYKENGVPWVVIADHNYGEGSSREHAALQPRYLGGVAIIAKSFARIHEANLKKQGLLALTFENEQDYDRIRAEDRISIMGLGEGEFVPGSTLRLVVNGGEWEAVLRHSFTAEQIGYFRSGSALNLMAGK is encoded by the exons ATGCTCATCGGCTCAGCCGACGGACCATCCGAAGCGGTCACCAGGATGACCGAGGT ATACAATCACCCTCTAACATACGCCGAAAAAATCCTCTACAGCCACCTCGACACCACCTTCGACGAGCGCATCGAGCGCGGCAAGACCCAACTCAAATTACGCCCGCAACGTATAGCATGTCAAGATGCCACAGCCCAAATGGCTCTTATCCAGTTCATGTCCGCCGGACTAGACACAGCTGCTGTGCCTACGACGGTCCATTGTGATCATTTGATCGTCAGTCGTGACGGCGAAACGCAGGACCTCGCGCGAGCGCTCGACAATCATAAAGAGGTGTACGATTTTCTCGAGTCCGCATGTCAGAAATACAACATGGGTTTCTGGAAGCCTGGCGCAGGAATCATTCACCAGATTGTACTAGAGAACTACGCCTTCCCTagtgggatgatgatcggcACGGATTCGCATACCCCCAATGCGGGAGGTCTGGGCATGATAGCTATCGGGGTCGgcggtgctgatgctgtGGACGTGATGGCTGGATTGCCACTGGAGCTGCAGGCGCCCAAGGTATTGGGTGTTCGTTTGACGGGGCAGTTGTCCGGATGGGCATCGCCGAAGGATATTATCAATGCCGTTGCTGGGACGCTTTCGGTCAAGGGAGGAACAGGGTCCATTATTGAGTACTTTGGACCTGGGGCGCAGACTTTATCAGCTACTGGAATGGCAACGGTTTGCAATATGGGTGCAGAGACGGGTGCCACGACGTCCATCTTCCCTTATGCGCCGCAGATGGCGGATTATCTTCGTGCTAACCATCGCCATGAGATGGCTGATGCGGTTAAGAGCATTGCGCCGGAGCTGCAGGCTGACCAGGGGGCTGAGTATGATAATGTCATTGAGCTGGATCTGTCAACTCTCGAGCCACGCATCAATGGACCTTTCACGCCGGACTTTTCGACGCCGGTTTCGCGGTTCGGCGAAGCCGCAGCGGAGAATCAGTGGCCGGGTGAATTGACGGCAGCTTTGATTGGTTCGTGTACTAACTCTTCATTTGAAGATATGGGACGTGCAGCTAGTCTCGCTCAGCAGGCATTAGATGCAGGGTTGGAACCGAAGATGCCGCTTTTGGTATCCCCGGGTAGTGTTCAGACGCGCGAGACGTTGAAAGATGCTGGCATCTTGCCAGTCTTTGAGAGACTCGGTGCGACGATGCTTCCCAATGCCTGTGGACCATGCTGTGGGTCTTGGGATAGAGTTGACATGCCAAAG GGCACCCCTAACTCCATCATAACCTCCTACAACCGGAACTTCTCCGGTCGATTGGACTCCAACCCAGCAACCAACGTATTCCTAGCATCCCCCGAGCTCGTCATTGCAAAGGCCTTCTCCCGCGACCTATCCTTCGATCCAACCACCGACACGCTCCCTACACCATCCGACGAGCAATTCCATTTTCTCCCGCCAACCAGTGACTCCCTCCCCTCAAAGGGCTACCTCTCCTCCGACTCAGCCTACGCACCCCCGCCCGCAAACCGAGACAACATCTCCGTCAAAATTGACCCTTCATCTCTCCGCCTCCAGAAGCTCTCCCCATTCCCACCCTGGCCCGGACACGACTTCGAGAACTGCGCCATCCTGATCAAAACAGCCGGAAAATGCACAACAGACCACATTACCCCGGCCGGTCCATGGTTCCGCTACCGTGGACACCTCGAAaacatctccaacaacacGCTAATTGGGGCAACCAACGCCGAGAACGGCAAGGTGAACAGTATTCGGAACCAGCTCACGAAGCAAGACGGACAGGAAGTGCCCGTTACAGCACGTCACTACAAAGAAAACGGCGTGCCGTGGGTGGTCATCGCAGACCATAACTACGGCGAGGGCAGTTCGCGGGAGCATGCGGCGCTGCAGCCAAGGTATCTAGGTGGTGTGGCGATCATCGCAAAGTCCTTTGCGAGAATTCATGAAGCGaatctgaagaagcagggaTTGCTGGCGTTGACGTTTGAGAATGAGCAGGATTATGATAGGATTAGGGCCGAGGATCGGATTAGTATTATGGggcttggagaaggggagTTTGTTCCGGGGAGCACTTTGAGGTTGGTGGTCAATGGAGGCGAGTGGGAAGCTGTGCTCAGACACAGTTTTACCGCGGAGCAGATTGGGTATTTTAGAAGTGGGAGTGCGTTGAACCTGATGGCAGGGAAGTAG